The bacterium genomic interval TAAAAATGTCTATGTCTACTCCATTGATGATTTGCAACTGATTGCGGCTGAGAATATAGCCAAGCGGCGCGAGGCAGTAGAGCAGGCCTGGATCATTGTCCGTCAGGGGCTGACGGAGATTTCGGAGCATTTTGAGGGGGGGGGCTTGCGGGAGGTGTTGCGCAAGTTTGATGAGCATGGGCGAGAGATCTGTGAGGCGGCGTTGAAGCGGTCGCTTGCTAAAGAACGTCTGGCCGGTTTGCCGGAACCCAGTCGTGAAGAAATACGGGAGATGGCCCGCAAGATTGTGGCCAAACTCCTGGCGGAACCACGGGAGGCGCTCAAGCGCGCGGCAAAAAAAGGTGAGTTGGATAGTTATGTGCGAGTCGTCAATGACCTGTTTGGGTTTGATAGGGAGGATATAAATAAATGATTGGAATATCTAAACTTTATTGCGGTACGGTGGAAGCATCTGACCCCCTGCGGTACGGCCGCCTGTCCAAGGATCTGCCGTCGCATTTGCTTCAGTTTTCAGCCGACAAGAAGCCTGTCGTGGTGTGGAATGTGGGGCGGCGTTGCAATTTGAGGTGCGTGCACTGCTATTCCCAGTCGCGGGATCAGAACTATCCTAATGAGCTGTCGAATGAGGAAGGGAAGCGCCTTTTGGCAGACCTGGCCGAGTTCGGTGCCCCGGTTATTTTGTTTTCCGGTGGTGAGCCCTTGATGCGTCCGGATATCTTTGAACTGATCCAGTTTGCAACCAGTCGTAAAATGAGGGCGGTCGTGTCCACGAACGGAACCCTGATCACCCCTGAAATCGCTACCCGCCTGAAAGACGCCGGGTTGTCGTATGTGGGGATCAGCCTGGATGGCATGGAGGCTACCAATGACCGCTTCCGCGGCGTCAAGGGCGCCTTCCGGATGGCGATGGATGGAGTGCAGAATTGCCTCAAGACCGGCGTCAAGGTCGGGCTGCGCTTCACCATGACCCGTGAGAACTATCGTGATGTCGGTGAGGTGCTCGATCTGATTGAGAGAGAGGGAATTCCCCGCGTTTGTTTTTATCATTTGGTCTATGCCGGACGCGGTACCAAGCTCATTCATGAAGCACGCATGTCCCATGAGGAAACGCGGAACACGGTGGACTTGATCATGGATCGCACCAAGGACTTTCATGACCGGGGTAAGAAGGTTGAGGTATTGACCGTGGATAATCACACGGATGGTCCCTATCTTTATCTGCGCC includes:
- the ahbC gene encoding 12,18-didecarboxysiroheme deacetylase gives rise to the protein MIGISKLYCGTVEASDPLRYGRLSKDLPSHLLQFSADKKPVVVWNVGRRCNLRCVHCYSQSRDQNYPNELSNEEGKRLLADLAEFGAPVILFSGGEPLMRPDIFELIQFATSRKMRAVVSTNGTLITPEIATRLKDAGLSYVGISLDGMEATNDRFRGVKGAFRMAMDGVQNCLKTGVKVGLRFTMTRENYRDVGEVLDLIEREGIPRVCFYHLVYAGRGTKLIHEARMSHEETRNTVDLIMDRTKDFHDRGKKVEVLTVDNHTDGPYLYLRLLKEDPARAAEVLKLLKMNGGNSSGTGIGCVSWDGSVHPDQFWRHYSFGNVTQKPFSKIWTDTSEPLMGKLRERKKYLTGRCAACKWLDICNGNFRVRAEAMTGDVWAPEPDCYLTDKEIGL